The following proteins are encoded in a genomic region of Streptococcus gwangjuense:
- a CDS encoding LicD family protein, whose product MKQLSIEDAKQIELEILDYIDTLCKKHNINYIINYGTLIGAVRHEGFIPWDDDIDLSMPREDYQRFINIFQKEKSKYKLLSLETDKNYFNNFIKITDSTTKIIDTRNTKTYDSGVFIDIFPMDRFDDPKVIDTCYKLESFKLLSFSKQKNIVYKDSIIKDWIRTAFWLLLRPVSPRYFAHKIEKEIQKYSRKNGQYMAFIPSKFKEKEVFPSATFDKTIDLPFENLSLPAPEKFDTILTQFYGDYMTLPPEEKRFYSHEFHAYKLED is encoded by the coding sequence ATGAAACAACTTAGCATTGAAGATGCCAAACAAATTGAATTAGAAATTTTGGATTATATTGATACTCTCTGCAAAAAGCACAATATCAACTATATTATTAACTACGGTACTCTGATTGGGGCGGTTCGACATGAGGGCTTTATTCCTTGGGACGACGATATTGATCTGTCCATGCCTCGAGAAGACTACCAACGATTTATAAACATTTTTCAAAAGGAAAAAAGCAAATATAAGCTCCTTTCCTTAGAAACTGATAAGAACTACTTTAACAACTTTATCAAAATAACCGACAGTACGACTAAAATAATCGATACTCGAAATACAAAAACCTATGATTCTGGTGTTTTTATCGATATTTTCCCTATGGATCGCTTTGATGATCCTAAGGTCATTGATACTTGTTATAAACTAGAAAGCTTCAAACTTCTGTCTTTCAGTAAACAGAAAAATATTGTCTATAAAGATAGCATTATAAAAGATTGGATACGAACAGCCTTTTGGTTGCTCCTTCGCCCTGTTTCTCCTCGTTATTTCGCACATAAAATCGAGAAAGAAATTCAAAAATATAGTCGTAAGAATGGGCAGTACATGGCTTTTATCCCTTCTAAATTTAAGGAAAAGGAAGTCTTTCCAAGTGCTACCTTTGATAAAACAATTGATTTACCCTTTGAAAATTTAAGCCTTCCAGCACCTGAAAAATTTGATACTATTTTGACACAATTTTATGGAGATTATATGACACTACCACCAGAAGAAAAACGCTTCTACAGTCATGAATTTCACGCTTATAAATTGGAGGATTAG
- a CDS encoding MBL fold metallo-hydrolase — MKNLKKRKLILFIFLICTLIIATKLSSVDADTISAGGGNRIHFINLKSKSGSDAILLESRGHFALIDMGEDYDFPDGSNPRYPDRWGITMDNDQVLEDRLFRHLKQVGVKKLDFILGTHVHSDHIGSADEVLKRFPVDRFYLKRYADERITTKWRLWDNLFNYDNAVNTARERGVKLIQDISDTDSHFTLGSMDIQLYNYKNEYDSNGNLKRVFDDNSNSIVAVVKVAGKRIYLGGDLDNAEGAEDKLGPVIGKVDMMKWNHHYDANISNTVNFINNLLPSIVVQTSGSDINRESTRTLLREKNIKIVKAFSHTKDATVFDIDEEGFTDVSKVFPDIPTVREKWYKEEGYWKYRLFDGEMTIGWRKIDGVYYFFNGKGQMQAGKWLHLKDSREKLDGNWYYLNNNGGMQEAGWFKKDGFWYYITSTGARKYNELVEISGQKYLFDKEGKMLTGLHEFNGKKMFFATNGALQSNGKPSSWKKVLGKWYYYDENGVPSLGKKIINGTTYFFNQEGVMQTGWVLVDSHWNYYEASGAMQTGWIKDKDIWYYLDKDGIMLTGKQEISGIRYYLNTSGAMQIGWKLMDKNWYYYSSSGAMKIGWVKDNEKWYYLDKEGIMQTGAHTISGLRYFLSTSGAMQTGWQKLEENWYFYSDSGIGQTGWLKDHDKWYYLEAKEGTMLVGLNQVDGKQYYFSASGAMQTGWKWFDNHYRYFESNGAMKTGWIKDKGVWYYLNPEDGIMLVDLNQVDGKQYYFSASGAMQTGWKWFDNHYRYFESNGAMKTGWIKDKGVWYYLNPEDGIMLVGLHKVNGNQYYFEESGAMQIGWKQVDGNWYYFQADGSLLKNATTPDGYKVNEEGVWKQVVTVDKNPNQSRNKQETSTLTDKSENMNKEDKQEKQKEMNSSNSEKQKEDSIVDQSISNKKSKE; from the coding sequence ATGAAGAATTTAAAGAAAAGAAAATTAATATTATTTATCTTTCTCATATGTACTTTAATTATAGCTACCAAATTATCATCAGTCGATGCGGATACCATTTCCGCAGGGGGTGGTAATCGAATCCATTTTATTAATTTAAAATCTAAGTCAGGGAGTGATGCTATTCTCTTAGAAAGCAGAGGACACTTTGCTTTAATTGATATGGGTGAGGATTATGATTTCCCAGATGGAAGTAACCCACGTTATCCAGATAGGTGGGGAATAACCATGGACAATGACCAAGTTTTAGAGGATCGATTGTTCCGTCATTTGAAACAAGTTGGTGTTAAAAAGCTAGATTTTATCTTGGGCACTCATGTCCATAGTGATCACATTGGTTCTGCAGATGAAGTTCTTAAACGTTTTCCTGTTGATAGATTTTACTTAAAACGATATGCTGATGAACGTATTACAACAAAATGGAGATTGTGGGATAATCTTTTTAATTATGATAATGCGGTTAATACTGCTAGAGAACGAGGAGTAAAATTGATACAAGATATCTCAGATACAGATAGTCATTTTACTTTGGGTTCCATGGATATTCAGCTATATAACTATAAAAATGAGTATGATAGCAATGGAAATCTAAAAAGGGTATTTGATGATAATTCCAACTCAATTGTAGCAGTTGTGAAAGTGGCAGGTAAGAGAATCTATTTGGGTGGTGACTTGGATAATGCTGAGGGAGCAGAAGATAAGTTAGGTCCTGTAATTGGTAAAGTAGATATGATGAAATGGAATCATCACTATGATGCTAACATTTCTAATACAGTTAACTTTATTAATAATTTATTACCAAGTATTGTTGTTCAGACAAGTGGATCAGATATTAATCGTGAATCTACTAGGACTCTACTACGAGAAAAGAATATAAAAATAGTAAAAGCTTTTAGTCATACAAAAGATGCGACTGTTTTTGATATAGATGAAGAAGGGTTTACTGATGTTTCGAAAGTTTTCCCCGATATACCGACGGTTAGAGAAAAATGGTATAAAGAAGAAGGTTACTGGAAATATCGCTTGTTCGATGGAGAAATGACGATTGGTTGGCGAAAAATAGACGGTGTTTATTATTTCTTTAATGGAAAAGGACAAATGCAAGCTGGCAAATGGTTGCATTTGAAAGATTCTAGAGAAAAGCTTGATGGAAATTGGTATTACCTAAACAACAATGGAGGCATGCAAGAAGCCGGTTGGTTTAAGAAAGACGGTTTTTGGTACTATATTACCTCTACAGGGGCTCGGAAATATAATGAATTAGTGGAGATTTCTGGACAAAAATATTTATTTGATAAAGAAGGAAAAATGTTAACAGGATTGCACGAGTTTAACGGCAAAAAAATGTTCTTTGCTACTAATGGTGCCCTTCAATCTAATGGGAAACCTTCTAGTTGGAAAAAAGTGTTAGGAAAATGGTATTATTACGATGAGAATGGAGTCCCTTCACTTGGTAAAAAAATTATAAATGGAACAACTTATTTCTTTAATCAAGAAGGTGTTATGCAAACTGGCTGGGTGTTGGTAGATAGTCACTGGAACTATTATGAAGCATCTGGAGCGATGCAAACTGGCTGGATTAAAGATAAAGATATATGGTATTATTTAGACAAAGATGGTATCATGTTAACCGGAAAACAAGAAATCAGTGGAATTCGTTACTATCTAAACACAAGTGGAGCGATGCAAATTGGTTGGAAATTAATGGATAAGAACTGGTATTACTATTCAAGTTCTGGTGCGATGAAGATTGGCTGGGTTAAGGATAATGAAAAATGGTACTATTTGGACAAAGAAGGTATCATGCAGACTGGTGCCCATACGATTAGTGGATTGCGTTATTTTTTGAGTACAAGTGGAGCCATGCAGACTGGTTGGCAGAAACTTGAGGAGAACTGGTATTTTTATTCTGATTCAGGAATTGGTCAAACAGGTTGGCTAAAAGATCATGATAAGTGGTATTATCTTGAAGCTAAGGAAGGCACTATGTTGGTTGGCCTCAATCAAGTAGATGGCAAGCAATATTACTTTAGTGCGTCTGGAGCCATGCAGACTGGCTGGAAATGGTTTGATAATCATTACCGTTACTTTGAATCAAATGGAGCCATGAAAACTGGTTGGATAAAAGACAAAGGCGTCTGGTATTATCTAAATCCTGAAGATGGCATTATGTTGGTTGACCTCAATCAAGTAGATGGCAAGCAATATTACTTTAGTGCGTCTGGAGCCATGCAGACTGGCTGGAAATGGTTTGATAATCATTACCGTTACTTTGAATCAAATGGAGCCATGAAAACTGGTTGGATAAAAGACAAAGGCGTCTGGTATTATCTAAATCCTGAAGATGGCATTATGTTGGTTGGCCTTCATAAAGTCAATGGTAATCAATATTACTTTGAAGAATCAGGAGCTATGCAAATAGGTTGGAAACAGGTTGATGGTAATTGGTACTATTTCCAAGCTGATGGTTCTTTATTGAAGAATGCAACAACACCTGATGGTTATAAAGTTAATGAAGAAGGTGTATGGAAACAAGTAGTTACTGTTGATAAGAATCCAAATCAATCTAGAAACAAACAGGAAACGTCTACTTTGACTGATAAATCAGAAAATATGAATAAGGAAGATAAACAAGAAAAACAAAAAGAAATGAACTCTTCTAATTCAGAAAAACAAAAAGAGGACTCAATTGTAGATCAAAGTATTTCCAACAAGAAATCAAAGGAATAA
- the mecA gene encoding adaptor protein MecA, with translation MKMKQISDTTLKITMSLEDLMDRGMEIADFLVPQEKTEEFFYAILDELEMPDSFLDTGMLSFRVTPKPDKVDVFVTKSKIDQNLDFEDLSDLPDMEELAQMSPDEFIKTLEKSIADKTKDDIEAIQSLEQVEAKEEEQEQVEQEAESKKEPYIYYILSFAKLADLVSFAKTVTFEMETSELYKMNERYYLTILVDIENHPSPYPAWLLARMREFADDSDISRSVLQEYGQVLMNHDAVLNLQKIG, from the coding sequence ATGAAAATGAAACAAATCAGTGATACAACTTTAAAAATCACGATGTCTTTAGAGGATTTGATGGATCGAGGAATGGAGATTGCTGACTTTCTCGTTCCTCAAGAAAAAACAGAAGAGTTCTTTTATGCTATCTTGGATGAGTTAGAGATGCCTGATAGCTTTCTAGATACAGGTATGTTGAGCTTTCGTGTGACTCCAAAACCTGATAAGGTAGATGTCTTTGTAACCAAATCAAAGATTGACCAAAATCTAGATTTTGAAGACTTATCGGATTTACCAGATATGGAAGAATTGGCTCAAATGTCGCCTGATGAATTTATCAAAACCTTGGAAAAAAGCATCGCAGACAAAACCAAGGATGATATTGAAGCCATTCAATCTCTAGAGCAAGTAGAAGCCAAGGAAGAAGAGCAGGAGCAGGTTGAACAAGAAGCTGAAAGCAAGAAAGAGCCTTACATCTACTACATCCTTTCTTTTGCTAAGTTGGCTGACTTGGTGTCTTTTGCCAAAACAGTGACTTTTGAGATGGAAACTTCTGAACTCTACAAGATGAACGAGCGCTATTATTTGACCATTTTAGTAGATATTGAAAATCATCCAAGTCCATATCCAGCTTGGCTGTTGGCTCGTATGCGCGAGTTTGCGGACGATAGTGACATCAGTCGCTCAGTCTTGCAAGAGTATGGCCAAGTCTTGATGAATCACGATGCAGTGCTTAATCTGCAAAAAATCGGATAA
- a CDS encoding LicD family protein, with the protein MQYLEKEEIKEIQLALLDYIDETCKKHDIPYFLSYGTMLGAIRHKGMIPWDDDIDISLYREDYERLLKIIEEEDHPRYKVLSYDTSSWYFHNFASILDTSTVIEDHVKYKRHDTSLFIDVFPIDRFTDLSIVDKSYKYVALRQLAYIKKSRAVHGDSKLKDFLRLCSWYALRFVNPRYFYKKIDKLVKNSVVEQPKYEGMVGVDKEGMKGVFQINTFKELILTEFEGRMLPIPKNYDVFLTQMYGDYMTPPSKEMQEWYSHSIRAYRKIEK; encoded by the coding sequence ATGCAATATTTAGAAAAAGAAGAAATTAAAGAAATTCAACTAGCCCTGCTAGACTATATTGATGAAACTTGTAAGAAACATGATATTCCTTATTTTCTAAGTTATGGAACCATGCTTGGAGCTATCCGCCACAAAGGTATGATTCCATGGGATGATGATATTGATATTTCTCTCTATCGTGAAGATTATGAGCGTTTACTGAAGATTATTGAGGAAGAAGATCATCCTCGCTATAAGGTTCTTTCTTATGACACCTCTTCTTGGTACTTCCATAATTTTGCATCGATTTTAGATACTTCTACCGTTATCGAAGACCATGTTAAGTACAAACGTCATGACACCAGTCTCTTTATCGACGTCTTTCCAATTGATCGATTTACAGATTTGAGCATTGTCGACAAGAGTTATAAGTATGTGGCCCTTCGTCAACTAGCTTATATCAAAAAATCACGCGCAGTTCACGGTGACAGCAAATTAAAAGATTTTCTTAGATTATGTAGCTGGTACGCTCTCCGATTTGTCAATCCGAGATACTTCTATAAGAAAATAGATAAGTTAGTTAAGAATAGTGTTGTAGAACAGCCGAAATATGAGGGAATGGTTGGAGTTGATAAAGAGGGAATGAAGGGTGTTTTCCAAATAAATACTTTCAAAGAGTTAATCTTAACAGAGTTTGAGGGAAGAATGTTACCAATTCCTAAAAATTATGATGTCTTTTTAACCCAGATGTATGGGGATTATATGACACCACCATCAAAGGAAATGCAAGAATGGTATAGTCATAGTATTAGAGCTTATCGCAAGATAGAGAAGTAG
- a CDS encoding homoserine dehydrogenase: protein MTVKIALLGFGTVASGVPFLLKENGEKINQSAHSDIEVAKVLVKDEDEKNRLLAAGNDFNFVTNVDDILSDQDITIVVELMGRIEPAKTFITRALEAGKHVVTANKDLLAVHGAELLEIAKANKVALYYEAAVAGGIPILRTLANSLASDKITRVLGVVNGTSNFMMTKMVEEGWSYDDALAEAQRLGFAESDPTNDVDGIDAAYKMVILSQFAFGMKVAFDDVAHKGIRNITPEDVAVAQELGYVVKLVGSIEETPSGIAAEVTPTFLPKAHPLASVNGVMNAVFVESIGIGESMYYGPGAGQKPTATSVVADIVRIVRRLNDGTIGKDFNEYNRALVLANPEDVKANYYFSILAPDSKGQVLKLAEIFNAQDISFKQILQDGKEGDKARVVIITHKINKAQLENVSAELKKVSEFDLLNTFKVLGE, encoded by the coding sequence ATGACAGTTAAAATTGCTTTACTAGGATTTGGTACCGTTGCAAGTGGTGTGCCTTTCCTCCTAAAGGAAAATGGAGAAAAAATCAATCAATCGGCACATTCAGATATTGAAGTTGCTAAGGTATTGGTCAAGGACGAAGATGAAAAGAACCGCTTGCTTGCAGCAGGGAATGACTTTAACTTTGTAACCAATGTGGATGACATTTTGTCAGATCAAGACATTACGATCGTAGTGGAATTGATGGGGCGTATCGAACCAGCTAAAACCTTTATCACTCGTGCCTTGGAGGCTGGCAAACACGTTGTGACTGCTAACAAGGACCTTTTGGCTGTCCATGGTGCAGAATTGTTAGAAATCGCTAAAGCTAATAAGGTAGCACTTTACTATGAAGCAGCAGTAGCTGGTGGGATTCCAATTCTTCGTACCTTGGCAAATTCCTTAGCTTCTGACAAAATCACTCGTGTGCTTGGTGTAGTCAACGGAACTTCCAACTTCATGATGACCAAGATGGTGGAAGAAGGCTGGTCTTACGATGATGCTCTTGCGGAAGCACAAAGACTAGGTTTTGCAGAAAGTGACCCTACAAATGACGTAGATGGGATTGATGCAGCCTACAAGATGGTGATTTTGAGCCAATTTGCCTTTGGCATGAAGGTTGCCTTTGACGATGTGGCTCACAAGGGAATCCGCAACATCACACCAGAAGATGTAGCTGTGGCTCAAGAGCTTGGTTATGTAGTGAAATTGGTTGGTTCTATCGAGGAAACTCCTTCAGGTATTGCTGCAGAAGTAACTCCAACCTTCCTTCCTAAAGCGCATCCACTTGCCAGTGTGAATGGCGTAATGAACGCTGTCTTTGTAGAATCTATCGGTATTGGTGAGTCTATGTACTACGGACCAGGTGCGGGTCAAAAACCAACTGCAACAAGTGTTGTAGCAGATATTGTCCGTATCGTTCGTCGCCTGAATGATGGAACCATCGGTAAAGACTTCAACGAATACAACCGTGCATTGGTCTTGGCAAATCCAGAAGATGTTAAAGCAAACTACTATTTCTCAATCTTAGCTCCAGATTCAAAAGGTCAGGTCTTGAAATTGGCTGAAATCTTCAATGCCCAAGATATTTCCTTCAAGCAAATCCTTCAAGATGGAAAAGAAGGTGACAAGGCGCGTGTCGTTATCATCACACACAAGATTAATAAAGCCCAACTTGAAAATGTCTCAGCTGAATTGAAGAAGGTTTCAGAATTCGACCTCTTGAATACCTTCAAGGTGCTAGGAGAATAA